One window from the genome of Sesamum indicum cultivar Zhongzhi No. 13 linkage group LG15, S_indicum_v1.0, whole genome shotgun sequence encodes:
- the LOC105178378 gene encoding alkane hydroxylase MAH1-like: MGYMEIFLVVVFCSLLLLLAPQNRVFPWSWPLIKLMPTVFLKSHELYDKITQILTENNSTILLKTSWFTKTDILVTSDPANVQHILNSRYSIYQRGSEFRKAFDFFGDAIFLKDVQEWKEEKKFTHAFYKENRFQKSSLKIIHQTLEKSLIPVLDHMSNQNQVLDLQILFNRYMLDTTCLMATGFDPGSLRIGFPKSPLLDAMDDMAEVVFRRHILPERVWKLQRWLRIGKEKKTAEACNILNQTIADYVSKNQELNAKKQENGDEFDVLKFYLAEATAKGSTKHTETGFLAANVMTLLYAGRDTSAALLTWFFYLISRNPFAENKILAEIRENFPPRRHFFPNAQELSKLVYLHCALCETLRLFPTTPVIIREPIQEDVLPTGHKVDQTTKVILCSYAMGRMPKIWGEDCKEFKPERWILPGKGGIKHVGSNSFLGFGSGPWACPGKELAFTRMKAVAATILHNFKVEVPEGQTICPGVSAPLTLKHGLKATVSSRWI; this comes from the coding sequence ATGGGCTATATGGAAATCTTTCTGGTAGTTGTATTCTgttctcttcttctccttttaGCTCCCCAAAATAGAGTTTTCCCATGGAGCTGGCCACTCATAAAACTGATGCCAACAGTGTTCCTCAAAAGCCACGAATTATACGACAAAATAACACAAATTTTAACAGAAAATAACTCAACTATTTTGCTCAAGACATCCTGGTTCACAAAAACTGACATTTTGGTCACAAGCGACCCAGCGAACGTGCAACACATCTTGAACTCAAGGTACTCAATTTACCAGAGGGGGTCAGAGTTCAGAAAGGCTTTCGATTTCTTCGGCGATGCGATTTTCCTTAAAGATGTCCAAGAGtggaaagaagagaagaagttTACTCATGCATTCTACAAGGAAAATCGGTTCCAGAAGTCTTCTCTTAAGATAATACATCAGACCCTGGAGAAATCCTTAATCCCAGTTCTTGATCACATGTCAAATCAAAACCAAGTTCTAGACCTACAAATCTTGTTCAATCGTTACATGCTCGACACAACTTGCCTAATGGCTACCGGATTCGATCCGGGGTCCCTCCGGATCGGGTTTCCCAAGAGCCCGCTATTGGACGCCATGGATGACATGGCGGAGGTTGTGTTTCGCAGGCATATCCTGCCTGAGAGAGTTTGGAAGCTGCAAAGGTGGCTGAGAATTggaaaggagaagaaaactGCTGAAGCTTGCAACATTCTGAACCAAACAATAGCAGATTATGTGTCTAAAAACCAGGAGCTAAATGCCAAGAAACAGGAAAACGGAGACGAGTTTGATGTGTTGAAGTTCTATTTGGCTGAGGCAACTGCGAAAGGATCCACAAAGCATACAGAAACAGGCTTTTTGGCAGCTAATGTTATGACCCTTTTATATGCTGGAAGGGACACTTCTGCTGCACTATTAACCTGGTTCTTCTACCTCatttcaagaaaccctttcgcCGAAAACAAGATTTTAGCAGAAATCAGGGAGAATTTCCCACCTCGGAGACATTTTTTTCCGAATGCACAAGAACTAAGCAAACTCGTTTATCTCCACTGCGCGTTGTGTGAGACCCTAAGGCTTTTCCCGACGACCCCGGTTATTATCCGGGAGCCTATCCAAGAAGATGTGCTTCCTACTGGACACAAAGTTGATCAAACTACGAAAGTAATCCTTTGCTCGTATGCAATGGGAAGGATGCCGAAGATATGGGGAGAAGATTGCAAAGAATTCAAACCGGAGAGATGGATATTACCAGGGAAAGGAGGGATCAAACATGTAGGATCGAACAGTTTTCTTGGATTCGGGTCAGGTCCTTGGGCTTGTCCGGGTAAAGAATTGGCGTTCACTAGAATGAAAGCTGTTGCCGCAACCATTCtgcataattttaaagtaGAGGTTCCGGAGGGGCAGACAATTTGTCCAGGTGTTTCTGCTCCGCTCACCCTGAAACATGGCTTGAAGGCTACAGTTTCCAGCAGATGGATATGA
- the LOC105178066 gene encoding pentatricopeptide repeat-containing protein At2g13600 translates to MARNALLCSSKLLLAHSSSPFAKILETCSKSKPSPDVRAIHACILKSEFIYEVFINNRLIDVYGKCGYFNYAREVFDRTPTRNAFTYNSIIGALIVSGSIDEAERIFTSMHEPDQCSWNLMVSGFAQHETFDRSLEYLVKMHEEDFVLNEYSYGSALSACAGLRDLVMGTQIHASLAKSRFSSDVYMGSALIDMYAKCGDVDCAQRAFDGMTVRNTVSWNSMITCYEQNGPASEALQVFVKMIECGVKPDEMTLASVVSACASLCAVKEGRAIHARVLKFDKFCNDLIISNALVDMYAKCSMINEARWIFDRMPIRNVVSETSMVSGYAKVASVETARTMFSKMVERNVVSWNALISGYTQNGDNEEALGLFLLLKRESVWPTHYTFGNLLNACANLADLKLGRQAHTHVLKQGFRFQHGPEPDVFVGNALIDMYMKCGSVEDGSRVFRNMIERDGVSFNAMIVGYAQNGQGTEALQLFKEMLDFGEKPDHVTMIGVLCACSHAGMVEEGRQYFDSMSKRYGLKPQKDHYTCMVDLLGRAGQLIEAKNLILSMPIPPDSVVWGSLLAACKVHRDIDMGNFVAEKLIEIDPENSGPYVLLSNMYAELGRWRDVTRVRKLMKQRGVVKQPGCSWIEVGSQMHIFMVKDTKHSKKREIYLLLKTLTKMMKLSGYIPNIGDFDADEEQNKPEFTLSKELEAPLAASI, encoded by the coding sequence ATGGCTAGGAATGCATTACTCTGTAGCAGTAAACTCTTACTGGCCCACTCATCTTCACCTTTTGCAAAGATCTTGGAGACCTGCTCCAAATCCAAGCCATCACCCGACGTGCGCGCCATCCATGCTTGCATTCTCAAGTCCGAGTTCATTTATGAAGTCTTCATCAACAACAGGCTCATTGATGTGTATGGGAAATGTGGTTACTTTAACTACGCTCGCGAGGTGTTTGATAGAACGCCCACCAGAAACGCGTTTACTTATAACTCAATTATTGGTGCATTAATAGTATCAGGTTCGATTGATGAAGCGGAGAGGATTTTTACTTCAATGCATGAACCCGATCAGTGTTCTTGGAATTTGATGGTTTCGGGTTTTGCTCAGCATGAGACGTTTGATAGGTCATTGGAGTATTTAGTGAAAATGCATGAGGAAGATTTTGTGTTGAATGAGTATAGTTATGGGAGTGCACTTAGCGCTTGTGCTGGGTTGAGAGACTTGGTAATGGGAACCCAAATTCATGCTTCACTGGCTAAGTCAAGGTTCTCATCGGATGTTTATATGGGGTCTGCACTTATCGATATGTATGCAAAATGTGGGGATGTGGATTGTGCTCAAAGGGCTTTTGATGGGATGACTGTGCGGAATACTGTGTCTTGGAATAGTATGATTACTTGTTATGAACAAAACGGACCAGCAAGTGAAGCACTTCAGGTTTTTGTTAAGATGATAGAATGTGGAGTTAAGCCAGATGAGATGACCCTAGCTAGTGTGGTTAGTGCCTGTGCAAGCTTGTGTGCAGTTAAAGAAGGCCGGGCAATTCATGCCCGagtattgaaatttgataaattttgcaaTGATCTTATAATATCTAATGCATTAGTTGATATGTATGCAAAGTGTAGTATGATAAATGAAGCAAGGTGGATTTTTGATAGGATGCCTATACGAAATGTGGTGTCCGAGACATCTATGGTAAGTGGTTATGCCAAAGTTGCTAGTGTGGAAACTGCTAGAACAATGTTTTCCAAGATGGTGGAGAGGAATGTTGTATCTTGGAATGCACTTATTTCTGGATACACACAGAATGGGGACAACGAAGAGGCATTAGGACTCTTTCTTCTCTTGAAAAGAGAATCCGTGTGGCCTACTCACTATACATTTGGAAACCTTCTCAATGCTTGTGCAAATCTTGCTGACTTGAAGCTCGGTAGGCAGGCTCATACACATGTCCTAAAGCAGGGATTTCGATTCCAGCATGGACCAGAGCCTGATGTTTTTGTTGGTAACGCTCTTATAGATATGTATATGAAATGCGGATCAGTTGAAGATGGGAGCAGGGTGTTCAGAAACATGATTGAAAGAGATGGTGTTTCATTTAATGCCATGATAGTAGGCTATGCACAAAATGGGCAAGGGACAGAAGCTCTCCAGCTGTTCAAGGAAATGTTGGACTTTGGAGAGAAACCAGATCATGTCACTATGATTGGAGTTCTTTGTGCTTGTAGTCACGCAGGAATGGTTGAGGAAGGACGTCAGTATTTTGATTCTATGAGCAAACGGTATGGTCTGAAACCTCAAAAGGATCACTATACATGTATGGTTGATTTGCTAGGTCGAGCTGGTCAACTTATTGAAGcgaaaaatttgatattatcaaTGCCAATTCCTCCAGATAGTGTTGTATGGGGATCTTTACTTGCAGCTTGTAAGGTTCACCGTGACATTGACATGGGGAATTTTGTTGCTGAAAAACTCATAGAGATTGATCCTGAAAATTCTGGCCCTTATGTTCTTCTCTCAAACATGTATGCTGAGCTTGGAAGATGGAGAGATGTAACAAGAGTTCGGAAACTTATGAAACAGCGCGGTGTTGTGAAACAGCCTGGTTGTAGTTGGATTGAAGTAGGCAGCCAAATGCATATCTTCATGGTCAAAGATACAAAGCATTCTAAGAAGAGggaaatatatttactattgAAAACACTCACTAAAATGATGAAGCTTTCAGGATATATTCCAAATattggtgattttgatgctgACGAGGAACAGAACAAGCCTGAATTTACCTTGTCTAAAGAACTGGAAGCACCTCTAGCTGCTTCCATTTGA
- the LOC105178067 gene encoding ABC transporter G family member 5 codes for MKKQGCEIEAIGINYTIYTHTQQIPPTEKQQKNPKAVQEQELQEVPRKAAAGKSRRPRARQVLKDVNLTAKPWEILAIVGPSGAGKSSLLEILAGKLTPQSASIYVNHKPLDKAGFKKLSGYVTQKDTLFPLLTVEETLRFSARLRLSLQEPELSSRVKSLMQELGLSHVAGARVGDDRVRGISGGERRRVSIGVEVIHEPKVLILDEPTSGLDSTSALQIIDMLNSMAETRGRTIILSIHQPGFRIVKLFNSILLLANGSVLHHGSVDLLSVNLMMMGLELPLHVNVVEFAIESIETIQQHQVPLQQETLSANKRVLEEGLSTTGRFTLQQLFQQSKVIDEESIDVRIDLHRGFPNSRLQETMILTHRFWKNIYRTKELFACRTISMLVSGIVLGSIFYNLRDNLVGAEERVGLFAFILTFLLSSTTEALPIFLQEREILMKETSSGSYRVSSYAIANGLVYLPFLLILAVLFSLPVYWLVGLNRSFMAFTHFLLLIWLILYTANSVVVCFSALVPNFIVGNSVISAVMGSFFLFSGYFISKHGIPKYWIFVHYISLFKYPFEGFLINEFSNSSKCLDFMFGTCIVTGEDVLREEGYGDQQSRWRNYVIMVCFILVYRFISYLILRYKCSESGIKRIFI; via the coding sequence ATGAAGAAACAAGGTTGTGAGATTGAAGCAATAGGCATCAACTACACaatctacacacacacacaacaaatCCCTCCCACagaaaaacagcaaaagaACCCCAAAGCTgttcaagaacaagaattaCAAGAAGTTCCCCGAAAGGCAGCTGCCGGAAAATCCAGGCGGCCACGAGCCCGGCAGGTGCTCAAAGATGTAAACCTGACGGCGAAGCCATGGGAAATACTTGCTATTGTTGGGCCGAGTGGTGCAGGCAAATCCTCATTGCTTGAAATCCTGGCAGGGAAACTCACCCCGCAATCTGCATCCATTTATGTCAATCACAAGCCACTTGACAAAGCTGGGTTCAAGAAGTTGTCAGGGTATGTCACCCAGAAAGATACACTGTTCCCGCTCCTCACTGTTGAAGAAACATTGAGGTTTAGTGCTAGGCTAAGGTTAAGTCTTCAGGAGCCGGAATTGAGCTCCAGGGTCAAGTCCCTGATGCAAGAACTCGGCCTGAGCCATGTAGCAGGAGCCCGTGTGGGGGACGACAGGGTCCGGGGGATTTCAGGGGGGGAGAGACGGCGTGTCTCGATTGGTGTGGAGGTGATTCATGAGCCAAAAGTGTTGATTCTTGATGAGCCAACATCAGGGCTCGACAGCACTTCAGCGCTTCAGATAATTGACATGCTCAATTCCATGGCTGAAACCAGGGGCAGGACCATAATCCTGAGCATTCACCAGCCTGGATTCAGGATTGTGAAGCTGTTTAATTCTATTCTCCTGCTGGCTAACGGCTCCGTCCTGCATCATGGCTCGGTGGACTTGCTTTCTGTCAACTTGATGATGATGGGATTGGAGCTCCCACTTCATGTCAACGTTGTAGAATTTGCTATTGAGTCGATTGAGACGATACAGCAGCATCAGGTGCCGTTGCAACAAGAAACACTTTCAGCAAACAAGAGGGTTCTTGAAGAAGGCCTGAGCACAACAGGCAGGTTTACTCTGCAACAGCTCTTTCAGCAATCCAAGGTGATAGATGAGGAATCTATTGATGTCAGGATCGATCTTCATCGTGGTTTTCCCAATTCAAGATTACAGGAAACCATGATTCTGACTCACCGGTTCTGGAAGAACATATATCGAACGAAGGAGCTTTTTGCATGCAGGACCATCTCAATGCTGGTATCTGGAATTGTTCTGGGCTCAATCTTTTACAATCTCAGAGATAATTTAGTAGGTGCAGAGGAAAGAGTTGGGCTATTTGCATTCATCTTGACATTTTTACTGTCGAGCACCACAGAAGCCCTGCCGATTTTCTTGCAAGAAAGGGAGATACTAATGAAAGAAACCTCAAGTGGAAGCTATAGAGTATCATCATACGCCATAGCGAACGGACTTGTTTACTTGCcatttttgctcattttagCAGTCTTATTCTCTCTGCCTGTATATTGGTTGGTGGGATTAAACCGAAGTTTCATGGCGTTTACGCATTTCTTGCTGCTGATTTGGTTGATTCTCTACACAGCAAACTCAGTGGTGGTGTGTTTCAGTGCATTAGTCCCAAATTTCATCGTTGGGAACTCGGTGATCTCTGCCGTTATGGGGTCGTTCTTCTTGTTTTCGGGCTACTTCATATCGAAGCATGGGATACCAAAGTATTGGATCTTCGTGCACTACATATCGTTGTTTAAGTATCCGTTTGAGGGGTTCTTGATCAATGAGTTCTCCAATTCAAGCAAGTGTTTGGATTTCATGTTTGGCACATGTATAGTGACTGGTGAAGATGTGCTGAGAGAAGAAGGGTATGGAGACCAGCAGAGTAGATGGAggaattatgtaataatgGTTTGCTTCATCTTGGTTTACAGGTTTATTTCCTATCTCATTCTCAGGTACAAATGCTCTGAATCAGGGATCAAAAGGATCTTCATCTGA
- the LOC105178064 gene encoding pentatricopeptide repeat-containing protein At2g21090-like: MQSNGATTISTNDRQNYCAALFSNCIKTKNLKLGRALHSHLIKTALLLDTFFANRLIQMYSKCNSMDYAQKAFDELPFKNTHSWNIMIYVHCQMGSFGKARRLLDEMPEPNLVSYNSIISSFGRSGFYKEAISVFKGMQKWSQGDVLIDEFTFVSLTNACASLAALDLLHQVHGVAIVMGLDFNVVVCNALVDAYGKCGVPESSYWIFSRMEEKDVVSWTSMVVAYASASRLEDACLIFNQMPVRNAVSWTALIKGSVQNGNGERALSLFRKMQNEEVIANDITYVSVLSACADLALIGMGKQIHCRIIRIRNSSIFDNVFVVNALIDMYSKSGNMISSMILFERLQEKDIITWNSVITGFAQNGHGAASLSVFQKMIQENVRPNDVTFIGVLSACSHSGLESEALRFLDMMKKKFGLIPRPDHYAILVDLLGRKDRLKEALEVIEKAPSDSDHIGMWGAVLATCRVHGNLELAKRAAEVLFELEPKNTGRYVMLSNIYATAGRWDDAHRIRRLIDNMDLKKEAGSSWIEVKNARHMFVAEDMFQSHVEDIKELLLNLVNQMKDVGYMHIEDPFYLENDGVP; this comes from the coding sequence ATGCAGTCTAATGGAGCAACAACAATCTCAACCAATGACCGGCAAAATTATTGTGCAGCCCTCTTCTCTAACTGCATCAAAACCAAGAATCTCAAGCTGGGGAGAGCTCTGCACTCCCACCTTATCAAAACAGCTTTGCTTCTTGATACATTTTTTGCCAACCGCCTTATACAAATGTACTCCAAATGCAACTCCATGGACTATGCCCAGAAAGCCTTTGATGAGCTCCCGTTCAAGAACACCCACTCGTGGAACATAATGATTTATGTGCATTGTCAAATGGGGAGTTTCGGAAAAGCCCGCCGCTTGCTTGATGAAATGCCTGAACCAAATCTGGTTAGCTATAATTCAATCATCTCCAGCTTTGGTCGAAGCGGGTTTTACAAGGAAGCAATAAGTGTGTTCAAAGGAATGCAGAAATGGAGTCAGGGAGATGTGTTAATAGATGAGTTCACTTTTGTTAGTTTGACGAATGCCTGTGCTAGCTTGGCTGCTTTGGACTTGTTGCACCAAGTACATGGGGTTGCTATAGTGATGGGTTTGGATTTTAATGTGGTAGTATGCAATGCTCTGGTTGATGCTTATGGGAAATGTGGTGTGCCTGAGAGTTCTTACTGGATTTTCAGTAGaatggaagaaaaagatgTCGTTTCATGGACTTCAATGGTGGTGGCTTATGCCAGTGCCTCTAGACTGGAAGATGCTTGTctgatttttaatcaaatgCCAGTTAGGAATGCTGTTTCTTGGACTGCTTTGATCAAAGGTTCGGTACAAAATGGGAATGGAGAAAGAGCTTTGTCCCTTTTCAGGAAAATGCAGAACGAAGAGGTAATAGCTAATGATATTACTTATGTTAGTGTTCTAAGTGCTTGTGCTGATTTAGCCCTCATTGGAATGGGGAAGCAAATCCATTGCCGCATCATTAGAATTCGAAACAGCAGTATCTTTGATAACGTGTTTGTAGTTAATGCTCTAATTGACATGTACAGCAAGAGTGGTAACATGATATCTTCAATGATCTTGTTTGAGAGACTCCAAGAGAAAGACATCATCACTTGGAATTCAGTAATAACTGGTTTTGCTCAAAATGGGCATGGAGCAGCATCACTTTCCGTCTTTCAGAAGATGATACAAGAAAATGTAAGACCAAATGATGTGACATTTATCGGTGTATTGTCAGCTTGTAGTCACTCAGGTTTAGAATCTGAAGCACTCCGGTTCCTAGACATGATGAAAAAGAAGTTTGGTTTGATCCCACGACCAGATCACTATGCAATTTTGGTCGATTTACTTGGACGAAAAGATAGACTTAAAGAAGCATTAGAGGTGATTGAGAAGGCTCCTTCTGATTCTGATCATATCGGGATGTGGGGTGCTGTTCTGGCCACTTGTCGCGTCCATGGCAACTTGGAACTCGCCAAAAGAGCAGCAGAAGTTCTGTTTGAGCTTGAACCTAAAAATACAGGAAGATATGTTATGCTATCCAACATTTATGCTACAGCTGGTAGGTGGGACGATGCCCACCGAATTAGAAGGCTTATTGACAACATGGATCTAAAGAAAGAAGCAGGGTCTAGTTGGATTGAGGTAAAGAATGCAAGACATATGTTTGTAGCTGAAGACATGTTCCAATCCCATGTAGAAGatataaaagaattacttCTTAATCTTGTAAACCAAATGAAGGATGTCGGATACATGCACATTGAAGACccattttatttggaaaacgATGGAGTGCCTTGA
- the LOC105178377 gene encoding alkane hydroxylase MAH1-like gives MAYLEIFLIQIILLIMFLVLLAPKNRQLLPWNWPFLRMMPTMYLKSHEIYDKITEILVENNSTVLFKTSWFTKTDILVTSDPANAHHIMSSNFSIYQRGSEFRNVFDFLGQAVFSKDLEEWREEKKFTHAFFRENQYHESVPKIVHQTLEKALIPVLDHTSQQNQELDLQSLFNRFMLDATCLLAAGFDSGSLRVGFPECPLLDAMDDIAEAVFYRHILPERVWKLQRWLRVGKEKKMAEASSTFNRILLDNVSKKKHELATDDQETGDDTFDVLKFYLKEAASNSGNKGAKKHDDKGFLAANLMTLLFAGRDTSAALLTCFFYLISRNPSVENKILEEIRLNLPGNASRKHIFSNVEELSKLVYLHSALCESLRLFPPGPFLLRVPNQQDVLPSGHKVDHTTKVMLCSYAMGRMREIWGDDCGEFRPERWIMEKGGTKHVASNIFLAFSSGPWTCPGRELAFTRMKAVAATVVHNYRVHVVEGQTVCPSISAILTMKHGLKATVSKRWMY, from the coding sequence atggCATATCTTGAAATCTTCCTTATACAAATCATACTACTCATCATGTTTCTTGTGCTTTTAGCTCCCAAAAACAGGCAGCTCCTGCCATGGAACTGGCCGTTCCTGAGAATGATGCCAACGATGTACCTCAAGAGCCACGAAATCTACGACAAAATCACAGAGATTCTTGTGGAGAACAACTCCACGGTTTTGTTCAAGACATCCTGGTTCACCAAGACAGACATCTTGGTCACGAGTGATCCAGCCAATGCGCACCACATCATGAGCTCAAACTTCTCAATCTACCAGAGGGGATCAGAGTTCAGAAACGTGTTCGATTTTCTCGGCCAGGCGGTCTTCAGCAAGGATTTGGAGGAgtggagagaagaaaagaagttcACTCATGCATTCTTCAGGGAAAATCAGTACCACGAGTCGGTCCCCAAGATAGTCCATCAGACCCTGGAGAAAGCCCTGATCCCGGTCCTTGATCACACATCTCAGCAAAATCAAGAACTGGATTTGCAGAGCTTGTTCAATAGGTTTATGCTTGATGCAACTTGCCTCCTGGCTGCCGGATTCGACTCGGGCTCTCTCCGTGTAGGGTTTCCAGAATGCCCTCTCTTAGATGCCATGGACGACATAGCCGAGGCAGTGTTCTATCGCCACATCCTGCCGGAGAGAGTGTGGAAGTTGCAGCGTTGGCTACGGGTTggaaaggagaagaaaatggCTGAAGCTTCAAGCACTTTTAACCGTATATTATTAGACAACGTATCCAAGAAGAAGCACGAATTAGCTACGGATGATCAAGAAACTGGAGACGATACCTTCGATGtgctcaaattttatttgaaagagGCTGCAAGTAATAGTGGTAACAAAGGAGCTAAGAAGCATGACGATAAGGGATTCTTGGCTGCCAATCTGATGACCCTTTTGTTCGCTGGAAGAGACACATCTGCTGCACTCTTGACCTGTTTTTTCTACCTCATTTCAAGAAACCCTTCAGTCGAAAACAAGATTTTAGAAGAAATCAGGCTGAACCTCCCTGGAAACGCATCCAGAAAGCACATCTTCTCCAACGTAGAAGAGCTGAGCAAGCTAGTTTACCTCCACAGCGCTTTGTGCGAGAGCCTGAGGCTTTTCCCGCCAGGCCCGTTTCTTCTAAGGGTCCCAAACCAGCAAGATGTGCTTCCAAGCGGGCACAAAGTGGATCACACCACAAAAGTCATGCTTTGCTCGTATGCGATGGGTCGAATGCGGGAGATATGGGGGGACGATTGCGGGGAATTCAGGCCGGAGCGATGGATAATGGAGAAAGGCGGGACTAAACATGTGGCGTCGAATATATTTCTTGCATTCAGTTCGGGGCCGTGGACCTGTCCCGGCAGAGAATTGGCGTTCACCAGAATGAAAGCTGTTGCAGCCACAGTTGTGCATAATTATCGTGTTCATGTTGTGGAGGGGCAAACTGTTTGTCCAAGCATTTCTGCCATTCTCACCATGAAGCATGGCTTGAAGGCCACGGTTTCCAAGAGATGGATGTATTGA